GGGCCGCGCGGAGGAATGCTCGGGCCCCTGCCCCTCATGCCCGTGCGGCAGCAGCATGACGAGGCCCGACATGCGCAGCCACTTCGTCTCGCCCGAGGCGATGAACTGGTCGATGATGACCTGGGCGCCGTTCGCGAAGTCGCCGAACTGCGCCTCCCACAGCACCAGCGTCTTGGGGTCGGCCAGCGAATAGCCGTAGTCGAAGCCGAGGACGCCGGCCTCGCTGAGCAGGGAGTTGAAGGCCTCGAAGCGGGCCTGACCCTCACGGATGTGGTTCAGCGGCGCGTATTCGCGCTGGTCGGTCTGGTCCACCAGCACGCAATGGCGGTGGCTGAAGGTGCCACGCTGCACATCCTCGCCCGAGAGGCGGACACGATGGCCTTCCAGCAGGAGGGTGCCGAAGGCCAGCGCCTCGCCGGTCGCCCAGTCCAGGCCTTCGCCGGTCTCGATCGCGGTCTTCTTGGCTTCGAGCTGGCGGACGATCTTGGAATTGGCGTTGAAATCGGCCGGCACGCGGCAGAGCGCGCCGCCCACCTCGCGCAGCGTGTCGAGGCTCACGGCGGTGTCGTGCAGCTGCTCCACCTGGTCGGTGCTGCCCACGGCCTTGAGGCCGGACCAATGCCCCTCCAGCCAGTCCGCCTTGTTGGGCTTGAAGCTGGCGGCGGCCTCGAAGGCTTCCTCCAGCTTGGCATTGAAGGCGTCCTGGATGGCCTGCGCGTCCTCGGCGGTCACCGAACCCTCGGCGGCCAGGCGCTCGGCATAGAGGGTCCGCGTCGTCTTCATCTGGCGGATGCGGCTGTACATGGTGGGCTGCGTGAAGGCGGGCTCGTCGCTCTCGTTATGGCCGTGGCGGCGATAGCAGACGATGTCGAGCACGATGTCCGCCTGGAAGCGCATGCGGAACTCGGCGCAGAGCTGCGCGCACCACACCACCGCCTCGGGGTCGTCGCCATTCACATGCAGGATCGGCGCCTGGATCGCCTTGGCCACGTCGGTGCAGTAGAGGCCGGAATAGGCATGCGCCGGCACGGTGGTGAAGCCGATCTGGTTGTTGGTGACGATGTGGATCGTGCCGCCCGTGCGGTAGCCGATGAGCTGGCTCATCGCCAGCGTCTCATAGACCAGGCCTTGGCCGGCGAAGGCGGCGTCGCCATGCAGCAGGATGCCCATGACGCTGCTGCGCGTCTTCACATCGCCCGCCATGTCCTGCCGCGCGCGCACCTTGCCCGCGACGACGGGGTTCACCGCCTCGAGGTGCGAGGGGTTCGGCTGGAGGGACAGGTGGACCTTGCGGCCCTCGATCTCGACATCGGTCGAGGTGCCGAGGTGGTACTTCACATCGCCCGAGCCCTGCACATCATCGGGCTTGAAGGACGATCCCTTGAACTCCGAGAAGACCTGCATGTAGGGCTTCTTCACGACGTTCACGAGCATGTTCAGCCGCCCGCGATGCGCCATGCCGATGGCGATTTCCTTCACGCCCTCGCGCGCCGCGGTCTCGATCACGGTCTGTACGGCGGGGATGGTGCTCTCGCCGCCCTCCAGGCCGAAACGCTTGGTGCCGACATACTTCTTCGCGCAGAAGGCCTCGAAGCCCTCGGCCTCGGTGAGCTGCAGCAGGATCTGGCGCTTCTGGGCCGGGGTGAAGCCGGTCACCCAAGGCGCGCCCTCGACGCGCTGCTGGATCCAGGACTTCTGGTCCGGATCCTGGATGTGCATGAACTCGACGCCGATCGGACCGCAATAGGTGGCGCGGACGCGCTGCATGATCTCACGCACCGTGGCGGTCTCGAGGCCGAGCACGTTGTCGATGAAGATGCGGCGGTCGAGATCGGCCTCGGAGAAGCCCCAGAAGGCGGCGGAAAGCTCGGGGTGGGCCGGCGGCACCTGCAGGCCCAGCGGGTCCAGCTTCGCTTCCAGATGGCCACGCACGCGGTAGGAGCGGATGAGCATCAGGGCCCGGATGCTGTCCAGCACGGCGCGCCGGGTTTCCTCGGGGTCGGTCGCGCGGGCCTGGCCGGCGGCGCCGCCCTTGGGCGCGGGCTTCGCTTCCTCGGGCGGCGCGAAGCCACCGCGCGGCCGCGGCGCCCAGGAGGCGCCCATGGCATCCGTCAGGACGGCGCGGGCGTCATCGTTCAGCGCGGCGAAAAGCTCGGCGAAGGAAGGGTCCACGGAGCCGGGATTCTCGACCCAGCGGGCGTAGGTGTCAGCGAGATAGGCGGCATTGGCCCCGTTCATCGCGCTCGCGAGGATGTCCACTCCGGCCATTCTTTTTCCACGGGCGCGTCTTGCGGCGGCCCGGCCCTTCCTTGTTCACGGCATTCCAGCCTCAGCCTGAGGCTGGGCGGATTCCGGTGAACATAGACCTAAGGATGGGACAGGGGCAGCCCCTCTCCGCATGGGAGAGTTGAGGAAATCGGCGTTCTGAAAGAGCAATGAAAACAACGAAAAAGGGCCGGACGAATCCGGCCCTTTCCTGACTTTCAAACTCGGAAATTCAGCCCTTGAGGGCGCGCACCATGGTCGAGCCCAGGCTCGCCGGCGTGTCGGCGATATGGATGCCCGCCTCGGCCATCGCCGCCATCTTGGCGGCCGCCGTGTCCTTGCCGCCCGAGATAACCGCGCCCGCATGGCCCATGCGGCGGCCCGGAGGCGCCGTGGCGCCGGCGATGAAGCCCACCACCGGCTTGTTCGGCTTGCCCGGCCCGAAATTCTCGGACTTCAGGAACTCCGCCGCCTGGATTTCCGACTGGCCGCCGATCTCGCCGATCATGATGATGGACTTGGTCTCGTCATCCGCCAGGAACAGCTCCAGCACGTCGATGAAATCCATGCCCTTCACCGGGTCACCGCCGATGCCGACGCAGGAGGACTGGCCGAGGCCCGCCGCCGTCGTCTGCGCCACCGCCTCATAGGTCAGCGTGCCCGAGCGGGAGACAATGCCCACCGAGCCGCGGCGGTGGATATGGCCCGGCATGATGCCGATCTTGCAGGCATCCGGCGTGATCACGCCCGGGCAGTTCGGCCCGATCAGGAGCGAGGAGGAGCCATCCAGCGCGCGCTTCACCTTCACCATGTCGAGCACGGGGATGCCCTCGGTGATGCAGATGATCAGCGGCATCTCGGCATCGATGGCTTCCAGGATGGAGTCCGCCGCGAAGGCCGCCGGCACGTAGATGACCGAGGCATTGGCGCCGGTCGCTTCCTTGCACTCGGCCACCGTGTTGAAGACCGGCAGGTTGAGCGTGGGGTGCATGGTGCCGCCCTTGCCCGGGGTCACGCCGCCCACATAGGTGGAGCCGTAGGCGATGCCCTGGCTCGCGTGGAAGGTGCCCTGCGCGCCGGTGAAGCCCTGCGTCATCACGCGCGTGTTCTTGTCAACGAGAATGGCCATGGACTTAAGCCCCCTTCACGGCGGCGACGGCCTTCTGGGCAGCGTCGGCAAGGTTGTCGGCCGCGATGATCGCGAGGCCGGATTCCGCCAGGATCTTCTTGCCCAGCTCCACATTCGTGCCCTCGAGGCGCACGACCAGCGGCACCTTGAGCGAGAGGTTCTTCGACGCCTCGACGATGCCCGTCGCGATCATGTCGCACTTGGCGATGCCGCCGAAGATATTGACCAGGATGGCCTTCACATTCACGTCGGAGGTGATGATGCGGAAGGCCTGCGTCACGCGCGCACTGTCCGCCGTGCCGCCGACATCGAGGAAGTTCGCCGGCGAGGAGCCGTAGAGCTTGATGATGTCCATGGTCGCCATGGCCAGGCCCGCGCCATTCACCATGCAGCCGATCTCGCCATCCAGCGCCACGTAGTTCAGGTCGTTGTTGGTGGCGTCGAGTTCCTTCGGGTCCATCTCGCTGTCATCGCGCAGCGCTTCCAGGTCCTTGTGGCGGAACAGGGCGCTGTCATCGAAGGAGACCTTGGCGTCCAGCGCCACCACGTCGCCGGCCTTGGTGACGACCAGCGGGTTGATCTCGACGATGGCGCAGTCGAGCTCGAGGAAGGCCTTGTACATGGCGTCCACGAACTTCACGAAGCTGCCGACCTGCTTGCCCTCGAGGCCGAGGCCGAAGGCGAGCTTGCGGCCATGGAAGCCGGAAATGCCCGAGGCCGGGTCGATCGCGACCTTCATGATCTTCTCGGGGTGGTGCTCGGCCACCTCCTCGATCTCCATGCCGCCTTCGGTCGAAGCCATGATGACGACGCGCGAGCTGTCGCGGTCCACCAGCAGGGAGAGATACAGCTCACGCGCGATGTCGCAGCCCGCTTCCACATAGACGCGGCTGACCAGCTTGCCCTCGGGCCCGGTCTGCTTGGTGACCAGCGTCGAGCCGATCATCGCCGCGGCGGCCGCCTTGGCCTCCTCCGGCGACTTGGCGAGGCGCACGCCGCCCTTGCCGTTGGGGTCATTGGTGAAGCGGCCGGCGCCGCGGCCACCCGCATGGATCTGGCTCTTCACGACATAGATCGGGCCGGGCAGCTTCTTCGCCGCCGCCTCGGCCTCGTCGCCGTTCCAGGCCACATGGCCTTCGAGGACGGCCACGCCGTAGCGGCGCAGCAGCTCCTTCGCCTGGTATTCGTGGATGTTCATGCTCGGGTGGTCCTTCGGGTCAGCTCAGATTTCCTGTGGCGAGCGCGCGCGACCAGTCATCCCGGCCGTGGCGCGCCGCCTCGGACGCGGCGGCGTCCCAGTCATACTCGATCGCGTGGAAGTTGACACGCCATGCACTGCCGCGCCGCTCCAGCAGCGCCCAGCGGGCGTGCGGGGAGCCTGCCTGCATCACATGCGGAAAGGGCGTGGTGTCGGTATAGGCCGGCTGCCCGACGGAGCCCGGATTCACCACCAGCCGCCCATCGCGCAGCTGCATCGCATGGGCGCGATGCGTGTGCGCCGTCAGCACCAGGCTCTCGCCCGCCGGCTTCGGCAGCAGGACTTCCACCTCGCCCGGCACGCGCTCGCGGATGCCGTGGCGGGTGGATTCATGCATCACATAGGTGAGGTCATCGTCGGGCAGGCTGTGCATGCCGAGGATGCCCTCGCCGCGCCAGGTCATCGGACGCGCCCCGAGAGCCGCGCGCTGCGCGGCGGAGAGCCGTGCCTGGGTGAAGCGGTCCGTCGTGCCCAGCGTCTCGGGCGCACCCTCGGCCACCCAGCGGTCGTGATTGCCCCGCACCGAGACGGCGCCGGTCGCGGCGAGCATCTCATAGGTCTCGGCGGGCCAGAGCGGCCCAGAGACCGCGTCGCCCAGCTCGATCAGCAGATCGGGCCGGGCGGCGGCGACGGATTCCAAAACCGCCGCCAGGGCCAGGCGGTTGCCGTGCACATCGGCGATGACGGCAACCCGCATGGGCTGCCTCAGACGCCGAGCGCCTTGAAGTCCTCGACCAGCTTCTTCACCGCGTCGCAGGACTTGGCGAAGGCCGCCTTCTCTTCCGGCAGGAATTCGACCTCGACGATCTTCTCCACGCCGCCCGCGCCGATCACCACCGGCACGCCGACATAGAAGTCCTTCATGCCGTATTCGCCATTCAGCATCACGGCGCAGGGCAGGACGCGCTTCTTGTCCTTCAGGTAGCTCTCCGCCATCGCCACGGCGGAAGCGGCGGGCGCGTAGAAGGCCGAGCCGCGCTCCAGCAGCTTCACGATCTCGCCGCCGCCATTGGCCGTGCGGTGCACGATGGCGTCGATCTTCTCCTGCGTGGTCCAGCCCATCTTGATGAGGTCCGGCACCGGGATGCCAGCGACGGTGGAGTAGCGCGTCAGCGGCACCATCGTGTCGCCATGGCCGCCCAGCACGAAGGCCGTCACGTCCTCGACGGAGACCTTGAACTCCTCGGCCAGGAAGAGGCGGAAGCGGGCGCTGTCCAGCACGCCGGCCATGCCCACCACCATGTGCGGCGGCAGGCCCGACTTCTGCTGCAGCGCCCAGACCATCACGTCCAGCGGGTTGGTGATGCAGATCACGAAGGCATTGGGGGCGTAGGTCTTGATGCCCTCGGCCACGGTCGCCATCACGCCGGCATTCTTGGTCAGCAGGTCGTCGCGGCTCATGCCCGGCATGCGGGGGAAGCCCGCGGTGACGATGATGACATCCGCCCCCGCGATCGCCGCATAGTCGCTGCCGCCGCTCAGCGCCGCGTCGAAGCCGTCCACCGGGCTCGACTGCGCGATGTCCAGCGCCTTGCCGGCCGCGACACCGCCGAAGACGTCGAAGAGCACGACGTCGCCCAGCTCCTTCAGGCCGATGAGGTGGGCGAGCGTGCCGCCGATGTTGCCGGCGCCGATGAGGGCGATCTTGTTGCGGGCCATGGGGATTCCCTGTTTGCCGTTCTGCTGGCCACACCCCGTGCGGCCTTCCTCAAAGCTGCTCCGGCCAGATTTCCGCCTGGAGCGGGGCAGAGTTACCGCGTTGCAGCAGGCCTGGAAAGACCCGCCATCGGCTCAGCCGATCAGCCCCATCGCCACCGCCCAATGGACGCCCCGAAGGGCCGCCTCCTAGGATCGGCCCCGCCCCGTACCGAACAGGCCCCGAAGGAGACGCCCATGTTCCGCCCCGCTGCCCTCACGCTCCTGGCCGCCATGGCCGCCTCGCCGGCCATGGCCCAGGTGGGCACGGGGTCTTGCAACCCGCATCGCGCCAATGAGGTGCGCTGCGCCGTCCGCATCGACATCCCGGGCGGCAATCGCGTCTATAACGTGGTGATCAACGCCACCCGCATGGGCGCCGAGGCGCGGATGACCACCGACACCTACATCAGCACCTGCGGCTCGGCCGGGCAGATGGTGGGCCGCAGCAACATCGCCAATTCGGGCAGCAGCCGCGTGGCCACCTTCACCAATGAGCGCAACCAGGCCGGCATGGTGGCCCAGGCCCTGGCCGGCTTCTGCGTCGAGACCTTCCTGACCACCTGCTCCAGCAACGGCCAGGCGGCCAATTGCCAGCAGGTGCTCAACCTCGGCGCGACGAAGATCGAGGTGCGCTGAGCCCTTGTCCTCAGGGGGCGCCGCGCGGGGCTGATGCGCCGCGGGCCCCGCCTCCCTCCAGCATCATCAGATCCAAAGGCATCTTCAGGAGATCCCCATGTTCCGCGCCGCGATTGCCTGCATGTTCACCCTCCTGGCGGCCGCGCCCGCCTCGGCACAGCTCGCCACCAATGCCTGCTGGCCGCATCGCAATGACGAGGTGCGCTGCGCCGCCCGGGTGGATATTCCCGCCGGCACCCGGTTCGACGTCACCATCAATGCCACACGCGCCGGTGCGGAGGCGCGCATGCAGGCCGACACCTATGTCAGCATTTGCGGCAGCCGGGGGCGGATGGTCGGTCGCACCAATATCCCCAATTCAGGCACCAGCCGCGTGGCGAGCTTCACGCATGAGCCGAATCCGGTCGAACACTCGGTGCAGAGCGTGGTGGGCTTCTGTGTGGAGGTTTTCCTGGTGAACTGCACCGTGGCCGGCCGAGCCGAGAGCTGCACGAATGCCCTGCGGATCGGGCCAAGCCGCGTCGAGCTGAGCTGGGCGAATTAGCCTCAGCGTCCCTGCGCCGGGCTGAGGCGCGGCGGGCCTGGAGGGGCCCGCCATCGGCCGGGCCGATCCCCGCCATCGCGAGCGCCCGGTTGATGCGCCGCGATGCCCACCCCGACACATCATCAGATGCGAAACGCAGCTTCAGGAGATCCCCATGTACCGAACCGCGCTTGCCTGCCTGCTCACCCTCCTGGCGGCCGCCCCCGCCTCGGCACAGTTCTCCGCCGGCGCCGCCTGCCGGGAGCATGACAACGGCGAGGTCCGCTGCGCCGTCCGGTTGGACAATTCCGCCTACATTGCTCTCAACGTCCTGATCAATGCCACGCGCGTTCGCGGCGATGCGCGGATGCAGGCTGACACCTATGTCAGCACCTGCGGCAGCCCGGGGCGGATGATCGCTCGCACCAACATCGCCAATTCCGGCACCAGCCTCGTGGCGAGCTTCACCCATTCCCCCAATACGCTGGAGTTTGGGGCGCAACTCGCGGCGGGCGCCTGCGTGGAGGTCTTCCTGCTGAACTGCATCGAGGCCGGCCAACGCACGCCCTGCAAGAATGTCATGCAAGCCTTCGCATCCCGCGTCGAGGTTCACATCAGATAGCGCCGCTGCGCCTCCCGCACATGGCCGGAGGGCAGCGCCTCCAGCCCCGGATCGGGCGGCAGCTCCACGCCGAAATGCCGGCCCAGCACCTCCTGGATCAGCTCGTAGCAGCTGCCGATGCGCACCACCTCCATGGTCGTGAAGTCAATCATGGTGGAGGAGCGGCGGTACTGGTGGAATTTCTGCAGCCCGTAATCCACCACGATGTCCGCGCAGCCGCGGATCTCGGGCTGGATGTCCACCGCGCGGAACTTGGTGCCCGTGCCGGTGAGATTGGCCGAGGAGCCGAAAAGCGGCTGCCCCTCCTCGGCCGCCAGGGTCGCCATGCGGTGCTCCAGCGCGCCCACATTCATCAGGATGGCAACCGTGCCGCCCTCGGTGCTGGCGGACAGCGCGCGTTCGCCGAGCCTGCGCAGGAGCGGGTGGTCCGCCCGGAAGGGGCCGATGGCCGAGATCGGCAGGTCGTAATCCTCGACCAGGCAGCGGATCATGCTGTTGGCCCGCGCGGGCAGGGTGTGCACATCCTCATGGATGGCGAGGCTGCCCAGCATGGCGTTGCGCTTGTGCGCCCCCCGCCCCTTGGCGAGGAAGAAGCGCGTCAGCGCCGCCTCGCAGCCCGCCGCGCCGGCATAGCCCACATCGGTCGGGAAGACGGCAACACCCCCCGCCTTCACCACATCCACGATGCGGCGGGCATCGCCCGCGATATCCAGTCTTTCCATGGGCTTCAATCCAGTCGGAGGTTGAGGCCGGGCAGGATGGGCGCCCAGCGCTGGTGTTCGGCGCGGAGCATGGCGGCCGCCTGCTCCGGCGTGGTCGTCATGATGTCGAAGCCAGCGCGGGTGAGCTGCTCGCGCAAGGCCGGCTCGGCCAGCGTCTCCAGCGTCGCGGCGTGCAGCGCCTCGATGATCGGGCGCGGCGTGCCGGCGGGCGCGAAGAGCAGGAAGCGCAGCGCATTGACCACCAGGGGGAAGCCTTCCTCGGCCGTCGTCGGGATGTCCGGTGCCGCCGCCGAGCGCTCGGGCGAGAGCAGCGCGAGCGGCCGTAGCGTGCCGGCCGCGAAATGCGAGCTGACCGCGCCCAGGCTGAAGACGCCAAGCTGCACATGCCCGGCCAGCACATCGTTCAGGGCCGGCCCCCCGCCGCGATACTCGGCCTGGATCATCCGCACCCGGGCTTCCCGCGCGAAGAGCTCGTAGCCCAGATGGTGCGGCGATCCGATGGAGGGGTTGGCGAAGGCGTGCTTCTCCGGCTCGCGCTGCAGCAGCGCCACGAATTCGCGGAGGTTCCGCGCTGGGACATTGGGGTTGATGCCCAGCACGAGCGGCGACTGCGCCAGATAGGTGATGGGCGCGAAATCGCGGAACAGGTCGTAGGAGAGGCGCTGGTAGAGATGCGGGAAGAGCGCGACGTTGTCGGCATTGATGATCAGCGTCTGGCCGTCCGGCGCCGCGCGGGCCGCCATCTCCATGCCGATATTGGTGGCCGCCCCGCCCCGGTTCTCGATGACGAGCGGCTGGCCGAGACGCTGGCGCATCCGCTCGGCCCAGGGCCGCGCCAGCGCATCCGTCCCGCCGCCGGGCGGATAGGGGATGATCAGGCGGATCGGACGGTTGGGATAGGCTTGCGCCCGGGCCAGCCCGGGCAGCAGCGTGAATGCCGTGAGCGCGGTTCTGCGGCGCATCCTTTGTCCTCCCCCAGGGGCCCCTTGGGGGCCGCTGGGCGGGAGGCTAGAGCGCCTTGTCCGGACAAGCTAGAGGGCCTTGCCAACCCCCGGGTGATCGGCGCGGGTCAGGATGCCCCGCGCCGATGGTCGTTCTCAGAGCGGAACGCAGCGGGTGATGTCGCTATGGCCGATCGCCATGGTGGCGATGGTGCCGTCCGGGCAGCCCGTCTGGCTGAAGGCGGCGGGCGCGAGGCCACCGGTCCAGCGTGTGGAGGCGGTGCGCGTCGCGGCGGGCGCGCAGGTGCGGCGGCCGTTGCGGGTGGTGCAGGTGGCGACCGCCGTCTGGCGCAGGCCGCGCGTCGTGGTGGCCGCCGGCTGGCGGGCATAGGGCACCGCCGAAGCCTGGCGGGAATTGCCGGCGCGGAGCCGGAGCGCGCTGCTGCCGGACGTCGTGCCGCGCGGCGCCAGAGCCGCCTGACGCTGCGGCGTCGCTGTGCCGCGGCTCGCGGTCGTGCTGCGACCGGCGGTGGCGCTGCGGCTCGCGGTGGTGGTGCGCGTGACACCCGGGCGCGGCGTGGCCGGGCGGCTCGCCGCCGCCGCCGTGCGGGCGGTGCTGGAAGATTGCGCCGAGGTCCGGGAATCCGTCCGGGCCGAAGCGTCTTGCGGCAGAAGGGCAAGCCCCAGGCAAAGGCCCAGAAGGCCCCCAATGAAAGAGCGCATGAAACCCCCGTATCCCGTCTCTCGTGTTACGGCGTATTACGTCAGGGGAGATGAGGCAAGCCCAAATACTCCTGGCTCTGCATTTCCATGAGCCGTGAGGCGGTTCTTTCGAACATCGCGGCATTGTCGCCACGCTCGTAAAGCTCATCCGGCCCCGTCTCGGCCGAGGCCACCAGCTTGCAGCGGTGTTCATAGAGCGCATCCACCAGGGTGATGAAGCGGCGCGCCCGGTCGAAGTTCTCGGGCCCCAGGCGGGGGATGCCGTCCAGCACCAGGGTGTGGAAATGGGTGGCGATGGCCAGGTAGTCCGCCGGGCCCAGCGCCTGGCCGCAGACCGCGTCGAAATCGAGTCGCGCCACGCCGCGCGCCGCCTCGGCGATGGGCACGGGGCGGCCCAGCACCTGCAGGCTGGTCGGCGTGCCGCGCGCCGTGCCGGTGAGTTCCAGGAAGGCCGCATCCAGCGCGCGCTCCGCCCGGCCATCCAGGGGGTGGTGCCAGGTGGGCATGCCGCGGATGCGCTCGCGCCGATAATCCTGCGCGGATTCCAGGTGCAGCACCTCCACGCGGGACTGGATGAGGGCGATGAAGGGCAGGAAGGCGTCCCGCCCCGGCTTGCCCTTGAAGAGGTCCTGCGGGGCCGTGTTGCTGGTCGCCACCACCACCACGCCACGGGCGAAGAGCGCCTCGAAGAGGCGGCCCAGGATCATGGCATCGGTGATGTCATGCACCTGGAATTCGTCGAAGCAGAGCAGCGCCGCCTCGCCCGCGATCGCGTCGGCCAGCGGCGGAATCGGGTCATCGGAGCCCGGATGCGATTGCTTCCAGCGATGGATGCGCTGATGCGCCTCCTGCATGAAGGCGTGGAAATGGATGCGCCGCTTGCGCGCGACCTCGGCCGTTTCGAAGAAGAGGTCCATCAGCATGGACTTCCCCCGGCCCACGGCGCCGACAAGGTAGAGCCCCTCCGGCGTGCCCGGCGGGGCGGCGAGGTCGCCCGAGCCGCGCTTGCCGCCAAAGAGCCGGCCAAACAGGCCGCGCGGAGCGCTCAGCGTGGGCTGCGGGTCATAGCCGCGCAGGATGCGCCAGAGGTTCTGCAGCGTCTCGGCGGCATGGGCCTGGGCGGGGTCCGGGTGCAGCAGGCCCTCGGCCACGCGCGCGCGATAGGCGTTAAGCGGGCCCTGGTTCACGGGAGACAGCGAATTCATGGGCGAAACCGATAGACCCGAAGCCGTGACGGCTCAACCGGTCGGCTCAGCGGAATTCGCGGTAGCGGAAGCTGGTCTCGCCGGCTTCGGCCAGGGCTTCGGCCAGCATGCCGTGATGCGGCGAGAGGGCGCAGGCCGGGTCGGTCGCCGCCGCATCGCCGGTGAGCGCGAAGGCCTGGCAGCGGCAGCCGCCCCAGTCGCGCTCGGCATGCTCGCAGCCCCGGCAGGGCTCGGGCATCCAGCCGGTGCCGCGAAAGGCGTTGAAAGCCGGGCTCTCGCCCCAGGCGGCGGCGAGCGAGGTCTCGCGCACATTGGGGAAGGCCATGCCGGTGATGGATTCGGCGGCATGGCAGGGCAGGATGTTGCCGGCGGGCGAGACGCCCAGGAATCGCCGCCCCCAGCCCCCCATGCAGGCCTTGGGCCGCGCCGCGTGGTAATCCGGCACGACATAGTCGATCACGAGACGCCCGCGATGCGCGGCACGCGCCGCCTCCACGATGCGCGTCGCCTCGTCCAGCTGCGCGCGCGTCGGCAGCAGGGCGGCGCGATTGGCCAGCGCCCAGCCGTAATACTGCACATGCGCGACCTCGATGCGGCCGGCACCCCATTCGAGGGCGATCTCGATCAGCCGGGGCAGGTTATGCAGGTTCTGCCGGTGCACCACGGCATTGAGCGTGAGCGGCAGGCCCGAGGCCGTCACCAGCGCCGCGGCCACCCGCTTCTTGGCCATGGCCCCCTTCATGCCGCCGATGCGCTCGGCCCCCGCCTCCTCCGCGTCCTGCACGGAGAGCTGGACGTGATCGAGCCCGGCTTCGACCAGCCGGCCCATCAAGGGCGCGTCCAGCAGCACGCCCGCCGTGATCAGGTTGGTGTAGAGTCCGGCCGCGCGCGCGGCGGCCACGATCTCCACGATGTCCCGCCGCGCCGTGGGCTCGCCGCCCGAGAGATGGATCTGCAGGCAGCCCAGCGCCGCAGCCTCGTTGAACACGCGCGCCCATTCGGCGGTGGAAAGCTCCGCACTGGCGCGCGTCAGCTCAGCCGGGTTGGAGCAGTAGGGGCAGCGCAACGGGCAGCGATGCGTCAGCTCGGCCAGGAGGGCAAGCGGCGCGTCAGCCACGCCGAAGCGCGCCCCGGGCGATCAGGTCGTCCAGCATCGCCGCCACATCGGCGCCGATCACCTCCTCGGGGGCGGCGAACTTCTCCACCAGCGCGGCCACGATCGCCGCCTCGTTCCGCGCGCCATCCACCAGGCGCAGCACTTCGAGCGCGATCTCGTCCGGGATGAACATCAGCTCCGGCGCCATGATGATCCAACGGCCGCGCGCCTTGTCCTCCTGCAGGCGGACGCCGGGGGCGAAGCGGATGGCACTCATGGCCGGAACGCCCCCGGCGGGACGAGCCGCGGCTCGACATAGGCGAGGTGCAGCGCATCGAGCTGCGCCCAGAGCAGGTCGCACTTGAAGCGCAGCGCGGCGAGGCACTGCTCCTGCTTCTCCCGCGTGTCGGCGTGCTGCTTCACATAGGCCAGCGCGAAATCCACATCCTGCGGCGCCTGGGTGAGGCGCGGATTGAAATAGGCCAGCGTCGCCTCGCTCACGAAGTCGTAGTTGCGCAGCATGCCGGCCACGCGCTGCTGGATGATGTTGGTGGAGAACATCTCCGTCAGCGAGGAGGCGATGGCCTCCAGCACGCTGCGCTCGCGCACGAAATGCACATAGGCGTCCACCGCGAAGCGCGTGCCGGGCAGCAGGCCGCGCAGCGAGGTCAC
This region of Sediminicoccus rosea genomic DNA includes:
- a CDS encoding L-threonylcarbamoyladenylate synthase, encoding MERLDIAGDARRIVDVVKAGGVAVFPTDVGYAGAAGCEAALTRFFLAKGRGAHKRNAMLGSLAIHEDVHTLPARANSMIRCLVEDYDLPISAIGPFRADHPLLRRLGERALSASTEGGTVAILMNVGALEHRMATLAAEEGQPLFGSSANLTGTGTKFRAVDIQPEIRGCADIVVDYGLQKFHQYRRSSTMIDFTTMEVVRIGSCYELIQEVLGRHFGVELPPDPGLEALPSGHVREAQRRYLM
- a CDS encoding Bug family tripartite tricarboxylate transporter substrate binding protein — encoded protein: MRRRTALTAFTLLPGLARAQAYPNRPIRLIIPYPPGGGTDALARPWAERMRQRLGQPLVIENRGGAATNIGMEMAARAAPDGQTLIINADNVALFPHLYQRLSYDLFRDFAPITYLAQSPLVLGINPNVPARNLREFVALLQREPEKHAFANPSIGSPHHLGYELFAREARVRMIQAEYRGGGPALNDVLAGHVQLGVFSLGAVSSHFAAGTLRPLALLSPERSAAAPDIPTTAEEGFPLVVNALRFLLFAPAGTPRPIIEALHAATLETLAEPALREQLTRAGFDIMTTTPEQAAAMLRAEHQRWAPILPGLNLRLD
- the zapE gene encoding cell division protein ZapE, which codes for MNSLSPVNQGPLNAYRARVAEGLLHPDPAQAHAAETLQNLWRILRGYDPQPTLSAPRGLFGRLFGGKRGSGDLAAPPGTPEGLYLVGAVGRGKSMLMDLFFETAEVARKRRIHFHAFMQEAHQRIHRWKQSHPGSDDPIPPLADAIAGEAALLCFDEFQVHDITDAMILGRLFEALFARGVVVVATSNTAPQDLFKGKPGRDAFLPFIALIQSRVEVLHLESAQDYRRERIRGMPTWHHPLDGRAERALDAAFLELTGTARGTPTSLQVLGRPVPIAEAARGVARLDFDAVCGQALGPADYLAIATHFHTLVLDGIPRLGPENFDRARRFITLVDALYEHRCKLVASAETGPDELYERGDNAAMFERTASRLMEMQSQEYLGLPHLP
- the pqqE gene encoding pyrroloquinoline quinone biosynthesis protein PqqE, which translates into the protein MADAPLALLAELTHRCPLRCPYCSNPAELTRASAELSTAEWARVFNEAAALGCLQIHLSGGEPTARRDIVEIVAAARAAGLYTNLITAGVLLDAPLMGRLVEAGLDHVQLSVQDAEEAGAERIGGMKGAMAKKRVAAALVTASGLPLTLNAVVHRQNLHNLPRLIEIALEWGAGRIEVAHVQYYGWALANRAALLPTRAQLDEATRIVEAARAAHRGRLVIDYVVPDYHAARPKACMGGWGRRFLGVSPAGNILPCHAAESITGMAFPNVRETSLAAAWGESPAFNAFRGTGWMPEPCRGCEHAERDWGGCRCQAFALTGDAAATDPACALSPHHGMLAEALAEAGETSFRYREFR
- the pqqD gene encoding pyrroloquinoline quinone biosynthesis peptide chaperone PqqD codes for the protein MSAIRFAPGVRLQEDKARGRWIIMAPELMFIPDEIALEVLRLVDGARNEAAIVAALVEKFAAPEEVIGADVAAMLDDLIARGALRRG
- the pqqC gene encoding pyrroloquinoline-quinone synthase PqqC; this encodes MSPDEFEAALRGIGAERYHILHPFHHLLHNGKLSKGQVQAWALNRYYYQANIPAKDASLLARLPTTALRREWRRRIEDHDGDGTQPGGVERWLALTDGLGLDRDYVTSLRGLLPGTRFAVDAYVHFVRERSVLEAIASSLTEMFSTNIIQQRVAGMLRNYDFVSEATLAYFNPRLTQAPQDVDFALAYVKQHADTREKQEQCLAALRFKCDLLWAQLDALHLAYVEPRLVPPGAFRP